From one Gemella morbillorum genomic stretch:
- a CDS encoding ABC transporter substrate-binding protein, whose amino-acid sequence MKKIFKLLATVLAVSLILLGCGQKQSTETKQEEKKLDFGGRTMNVVATSEKYKKLFDKFAAETNSKVEFLSMSSGEVISRTKAEGKPIADLWFGGGIDAFMAAKKDGLLEQYEAKGSDKIKEGFKDKENYWLSKGITVVGFLVNEKVLKEKGLEVPKKWSDLTNPKYKGLIIMSNPAISGTNFGAVAGILGQKGNEKGWEYWTEFNKNVDFYSKRGKDPQEKTAAGEFGIGIIPVDKSAFDAAKKHNLTVVYPEDGIPWIPEGVAIFKNSSATDIAKAFEDFILKPENQQLIAELDGKDGAQMVIDGSKGADLGLPKDRLLKEDLASFGNERSAILKKWKELVGDK is encoded by the coding sequence ATGAAAAAAATCTTTAAATTATTAGCTACTGTTTTAGCAGTTTCTCTAATTTTATTAGGTTGTGGTCAAAAACAATCGACTGAAACTAAACAAGAGGAGAAAAAATTAGACTTTGGTGGTAGAACGATGAATGTTGTCGCTACTTCCGAAAAATACAAAAAGCTATTTGATAAATTCGCAGCAGAAACAAATAGTAAAGTCGAATTTTTATCTATGTCAAGTGGAGAAGTAATTTCACGCACAAAAGCAGAAGGAAAACCTATAGCAGACCTTTGGTTTGGTGGAGGTATTGATGCTTTTATGGCTGCTAAAAAAGATGGACTTTTAGAACAATACGAAGCTAAAGGTTCTGATAAAATCAAAGAAGGTTTTAAAGATAAAGAAAATTATTGGTTATCAAAAGGGATTACTGTAGTTGGATTTTTAGTTAATGAAAAAGTCTTAAAAGAAAAAGGATTAGAAGTTCCTAAAAAATGGTCTGATTTAACTAATCCAAAATATAAAGGGTTGATTATTATGAGTAACCCAGCTATTTCTGGAACTAATTTCGGTGCCGTTGCTGGAATTTTAGGTCAAAAAGGTAATGAAAAAGGTTGGGAATACTGGACAGAGTTTAACAAAAACGTAGATTTCTACAGTAAACGTGGTAAAGACCCACAAGAAAAAACAGCTGCTGGAGAATTCGGAATAGGAATTATCCCTGTTGATAAATCTGCATTTGATGCAGCTAAAAAACATAATTTAACAGTTGTTTATCCTGAAGACGGTATTCCTTGGATTCCTGAAGGAGTTGCAATCTTCAAAAACTCTTCAGCAACAGATATAGCAAAAGCATTCGAAGACTTTATCTTGAAACCAGAAAACCAACAATTAATTGCAGAACTTGATGGTAAAGATGGTGCTCAAATGGTAATCGATGGTTCTAAAGGAGCAGATTTAGGATTACCAAAAGATAGACTTCTTAAAGAAGACCTAGCTTCATTTGGTAACGAACGTAGTGCTATTCTTAAAAAATGGAAAGAATTAGTAGGAGATAAATAA
- a CDS encoding lactonase family protein: protein MVRAYIGTYTKKESQGIYKIELSEEGRVLEVASVAKVENPTYLALSSDNKNLYSVSKREGKGAVTSFRVLEDGRLEELTSVSKEGNPPCYVEVSHDDKYLLSANYHTGTADSYSITNGALGTLLSTDTHEGNGVHPRQEKSHVHFAGFSPSGNYVFTCDLGTDEITTYKLNEGRLEKVQNVKVKAGSGVRHIVFSSDETKAYAMTELTSEVIAFDYDGDGNLTNPEYYSTLLEDFPVENKGSAIKISNDNRFIYVSNRGQDTIVVFENVNNKLKEIQTISTEGADPRDFALSKDNKFAVATNETSGTITVYAVDQKTGELDVVQCGVEVPEAVCVKFI, encoded by the coding sequence ATGGTAAGAGCATATATAGGAACATATACTAAAAAAGAAAGCCAAGGAATATATAAAATAGAATTATCAGAAGAAGGTAGAGTGTTAGAAGTAGCATCAGTTGCTAAAGTAGAAAATCCGACTTACTTGGCGCTATCGAGTGATAATAAAAATTTATACAGTGTATCTAAAAGAGAAGGTAAAGGAGCTGTTACTAGTTTTAGAGTTTTAGAAGATGGGAGACTCGAAGAACTAACATCAGTTTCAAAAGAAGGTAATCCTCCATGTTACGTCGAGGTAAGTCATGATGACAAGTACTTGCTATCAGCAAATTACCACACGGGAACGGCGGATAGTTATTCAATTACTAATGGAGCTTTAGGAACATTATTATCGACTGATACTCACGAAGGGAATGGTGTACATCCACGTCAAGAAAAGTCTCATGTTCATTTTGCAGGTTTTTCTCCAAGTGGTAATTATGTTTTCACATGTGATTTAGGTACGGATGAAATTACAACGTATAAGTTAAACGAGGGTAGATTAGAAAAAGTTCAAAATGTAAAAGTAAAAGCTGGTAGTGGCGTTCGCCATATAGTCTTTAGTTCAGATGAAACAAAAGCTTACGCTATGACGGAGCTAACAAGTGAGGTAATTGCTTTTGATTATGATGGTGATGGAAATCTAACGAATCCGGAATACTATTCGACATTATTAGAGGATTTTCCTGTTGAAAATAAAGGAAGTGCGATAAAAATTTCTAATGACAATAGGTTTATCTATGTGAGTAATCGTGGGCAGGATACTATCGTTGTCTTTGAGAATGTGAATAATAAGTTAAAAGAGATTCAAACTATTAGTACTGAGGGAGCAGATCCTAGGGATTTTGCCTTATCAAAAGATAATAAGTTTGCTGTTGCAACTAATGAAACATCAGGAACGATAACTGTATATGCAGTTGATCAAAAAACTGGTGAGCTAGATGTTGTTCAATGTGGTGTTGAAGTACCGGAAGCAGTCTGTGTAAAGTTTATTTAG
- a CDS encoding ArsR/SmtB family transcription factor encodes MNTLKRVENIPEEKLDKVLALFHLLRNKTRFKILLLLMEKERNVSELEEIIGGTQSAISHQLAELRNMKLVKDRQEKRMRYYSIYDSHVTSIIEAAVSHINEDC; translated from the coding sequence ATGAATACTTTAAAGAGAGTAGAAAATATACCGGAAGAAAAATTAGATAAAGTTTTAGCGTTGTTTCATTTATTGCGCAATAAAACAAGATTTAAGATTTTGTTATTATTAATGGAAAAAGAAAGAAATGTTAGTGAGCTTGAGGAGATTATTGGAGGTACGCAGTCGGCAATATCTCACCAATTAGCAGAGCTTAGAAATATGAAGTTGGTAAAAGATCGCCAAGAAAAAAGAATGAGATACTATAGCATATATGATAGTCATGTAACATCGATAATAGAAGCGGCGGTAAGTCATATAAATGAGGATTGTTAG
- a CDS encoding NAD(P)/FAD-dependent oxidoreductase — translation MKYDVIIIGLGSAGLMVADRLNDSGLRVLVLEQNKRAGVKLLLTGNGRCNVMSSDNAEDFVAAVHNGRFLRSAYHKYNVKKFFDKHNLKLKQENRRLYPASEKARDVVNTFKIDHAKINYNEKVEDLIFEDEKLVGVRTNIDTYYGKSVVICAGGKTYPQSGSDGSLHRILKKHGVKITKIYPSEVALIFDDFKELSGVALQNVKMFHKKNERVGDLLFTHKGLSGPLSIAMGEFVARFPEDKFYLDFYPELNEEALFEKLWQDNKFLSGKLPKSFYNFMIDKYFPENVSKKELRKFVSKIKRYELVNIKTMPLEYAFTTAGGVDLKGVSPKTCSHKKIDNLYFAGEILDLHGEIGGYNLMIAWFTGMIVADAIKEKFGLEV, via the coding sequence ATGAAGTATGATGTTATTATAATAGGTCTTGGAAGTGCAGGGCTTATGGTTGCTGATAGGTTAAATGATAGTGGGTTGCGTGTTTTAGTTTTAGAACAAAATAAACGTGCAGGGGTGAAGCTACTTTTAACTGGAAATGGTCGCTGCAATGTGATGAGTAGTGATAATGCTGAAGATTTCGTCGCGGCTGTTCATAACGGACGATTTTTGCGTAGTGCATATCATAAATATAATGTGAAGAAATTTTTTGATAAACATAATTTAAAGCTAAAACAAGAAAATAGAAGATTGTACCCAGCTAGTGAAAAAGCGCGCGATGTGGTGAATACTTTTAAAATAGATCATGCTAAAATAAACTATAACGAAAAAGTAGAAGATTTAATCTTTGAAGATGAAAAACTAGTAGGAGTTCGTACTAATATAGATACATATTATGGGAAAAGTGTAGTTATCTGTGCAGGAGGAAAAACTTATCCGCAGAGTGGAAGTGACGGTTCTCTCCATAGAATATTAAAAAAACATGGTGTAAAAATCACAAAAATATATCCGAGTGAAGTAGCGTTGATTTTTGATGATTTTAAAGAATTGTCAGGAGTTGCACTTCAAAATGTAAAAATGTTCCATAAAAAGAATGAACGCGTAGGAGATTTGCTTTTCACACATAAAGGTCTAAGTGGGCCATTATCTATTGCGATGGGTGAATTTGTAGCTAGATTTCCAGAAGATAAGTTTTACTTAGATTTTTATCCGGAATTAAATGAAGAAGCGTTGTTTGAGAAACTTTGGCAAGATAATAAGTTTTTAAGTGGAAAATTACCGAAAAGTTTTTATAATTTTATGATTGATAAGTATTTCCCAGAAAATGTTAGTAAAAAAGAACTTAGGAAGTTTGTTTCGAAGATTAAACGTTATGAGCTTGTAAATATTAAGACAATGCCGTTGGAATATGCTTTTACAACAGCTGGTGGGGTTGACTTAAAAGGGGTTAGTCCGAAAACATGTTCTCATAAAAAAATAGATAACTTATATTTTGCTGGAGAAATTTTAGATTTACACGGGGAAATCGGGGGATATAATCTGATGATTGCATGGTTTACAGGTATGATAGTTGCAGATGCTATTAAAGAAAAATTTGGTTTGGAAGTTTAA
- the guaA gene encoding glutamine-hydrolyzing GMP synthase, whose protein sequence is MKHEFILVLDFGSQYNQLITRRVRELGVYSELHDNEISIDEIKKMNPKGIILSGGPNSVYEENSLTIDDEIFNLGIPVLGICYGMQLMQHKLGGRVESATSREYGAHNIDVVAGARLFEATPTTQQVLMSHSDKVVELADGFKVVATSDNCPIAAAENVEKGFYCFQFHPEVRHSEYGYDLLKNFIRNVCNCTENWTIQNFIDDKIKEIREEVGDQKVLCALSGGVDSSVVAALLDKAIGDQLICMFIDHGLLRKGEAEAVMSTFSKEIDGGFNMNLIKVDAKERFLGKLKGVSDPEKKRKIIGNEFVYVFDEECAKLHDVPFLAQGTLYTDVIESGTKNAQTIKSHHNVGGLPEDMRFSLIEPLNTLFKDEVRALGEALGLPHEIVWRQPFPGPGLGIRVLGEVTEEKLQIVRDSDFILRDVIAKRGLEGEIWQYFTCLPDIRSVGVMGDVRTYDYTVAVRAVTSIDGMTASWAHIPFEVLEEISARIVNEVAHVNRVVYDITSKPPATIEWE, encoded by the coding sequence GTGAAACACGAATTTATACTAGTTCTTGACTTCGGTAGTCAGTACAACCAACTTATCACACGTCGTGTACGTGAGCTTGGTGTTTATTCTGAACTACATGATAACGAGATTTCTATTGATGAAATTAAAAAAATGAATCCTAAGGGAATTATTCTTTCTGGGGGACCTAACTCTGTTTATGAAGAAAATTCTCTAACAATTGATGATGAAATTTTCAACCTAGGTATTCCAGTGCTTGGTATTTGCTACGGAATGCAATTAATGCAGCACAAACTTGGAGGTCGCGTAGAATCAGCGACTAGCCGTGAATACGGAGCACATAACATTGATGTAGTTGCTGGTGCTCGTCTATTCGAAGCTACACCAACTACTCAACAAGTATTAATGAGTCACTCTGACAAAGTTGTTGAACTTGCTGATGGATTTAAAGTAGTAGCAACTAGTGATAACTGCCCTATCGCTGCTGCCGAAAACGTAGAAAAAGGATTCTACTGTTTCCAATTCCACCCAGAAGTTCGTCACTCAGAATACGGTTATGACCTACTTAAAAACTTTATTAGAAACGTTTGTAACTGTACTGAAAACTGGACTATCCAAAACTTTATCGATGACAAAATCAAAGAAATTCGTGAAGAAGTTGGAGATCAAAAAGTTCTTTGTGCCCTATCTGGTGGTGTAGACTCTTCTGTAGTAGCAGCTCTTTTAGATAAAGCAATTGGAGACCAACTTATCTGTATGTTTATCGATCACGGTTTACTTCGTAAAGGTGAAGCAGAAGCTGTTATGTCAACTTTCAGTAAAGAAATCGATGGTGGTTTCAACATGAACCTTATTAAAGTAGATGCAAAAGAAAGATTCCTAGGAAAACTTAAAGGTGTAAGTGATCCAGAGAAAAAACGTAAAATCATCGGTAATGAGTTCGTATATGTATTTGATGAAGAATGCGCGAAATTACACGATGTTCCATTCCTAGCACAAGGAACTCTTTACACAGATGTTATAGAATCTGGAACTAAAAATGCTCAAACTATCAAATCTCACCACAATGTTGGTGGACTACCAGAAGATATGCGTTTTTCACTTATCGAGCCTCTTAACACATTGTTCAAAGATGAAGTTCGTGCATTAGGAGAAGCTCTAGGTCTTCCTCATGAAATAGTTTGGCGTCAACCATTCCCAGGACCAGGTTTAGGTATCCGTGTTCTTGGAGAAGTAACAGAAGAAAAACTTCAAATCGTACGCGATAGTGACTTTATCCTACGTGATGTTATCGCTAAACGTGGTTTAGAAGGAGAAATCTGGCAATACTTCACATGTCTTCCTGATATCCGTTCAGTAGGAGTTATGGGAGATGTTCGTACTTACGATTATACTGTTGCAGTTCGTGCCGTAACAAGTATCGATGGTATGACAGCAAGTTGGGCACATATCCCATTTGAAGTACTTGAAGAAATCTCAGCACGTATCGTAAACGAAGTAGCACACGTTAACCGCGTAGTCTACGACATTACAAGTAAGCCACCAGCAACTATAGAGTGGGAATAA
- a CDS encoding YutD-like domain-containing protein yields the protein MEQNNLVFEVDGIIYELIYNFKDAFQKEWFEEKLVDVLKNKPYIVGDISHDKLRLSGFTLTKDNNNPKNINNLEDYILEYCNFGAPFFVVKKR from the coding sequence ATGGAGCAAAATAATTTAGTATTTGAAGTTGATGGGATTATCTATGAGCTTATATACAATTTTAAAGATGCCTTCCAAAAAGAATGGTTCGAAGAAAAATTAGTCGATGTACTAAAAAATAAACCTTATATTGTCGGCGATATTTCTCATGACAAACTTCGCCTTAGTGGCTTCACACTAACAAAAGACAATAACAATCCAAAAAATATCAATAATCTAGAAGATTATATTTTAGAATATTGTAATTTTGGAGCACCCTTTTTTGTAGTTAAAAAACGATAA
- a CDS encoding heavy metal translocating P-type ATPase — protein MHSHGGKFPVIMYFVGLAAFIAGYILENRYSLYSNILFIGTVGIAGYHVIFEGLGNTIQNTKKEKRFSPNVHLLMTLAAIGAIFIGNYEEAAMLIVIFAGAHFLEEYVDEKSRKEITNLLNLNPTQARLVLEDNNTKIIPIDKVEVGDKLQVLNGDQVPTDGIVLSGTTFINESSITGESVPKEKNIGDEVFGSTINGEGTFVMQVTKELGDTVFAKILGLVNASQNSLTKTATLLQRLEPKYVTLVLVLFPVVLLASRFIFGWSWEISLYRSMVYLIAVSPCALAASAIPATLATNSNLSKRGVLVKGGAYLSHLSNIKAIAFDKTGTLTNGEPVVTDYIFEEDEEELLKVVVSMEKQSNHPLARAIVNKFPNVEPIELEVENKIGIGLVTTYLGAEYCIAKVTAFTNASDALTKQVECLAKEGKTVVYVARNSKVVGLLAFMDIPNASAKGAVEYFKKQGIYTMMITGDSYLTGEVVGKIVGIDEVRANVMPEDKAQIIKSQKEKYGNVAMLGDGVNDAPALVLADVGIAMGNGTDVAMDVADMILMKNDLSKLSHAHKLSKKMLKITYQNIIFAMFVVVVLVILNFLGKMDITFGVILHEGSTLAVILNSLRMLKEIKE, from the coding sequence ATGCATAGCCATGGTGGAAAATTTCCAGTAATAATGTATTTTGTTGGATTAGCGGCTTTTATTGCTGGATATATATTAGAAAATAGGTATTCCTTATATTCAAATATTTTGTTTATTGGAACAGTTGGGATAGCGGGATATCATGTCATTTTTGAAGGATTAGGAAATACAATCCAAAATACAAAAAAAGAGAAACGATTTTCTCCTAATGTTCATTTGCTGATGACTCTAGCAGCTATAGGGGCTATTTTTATCGGTAATTATGAAGAAGCGGCTATGCTTATAGTTATTTTTGCCGGAGCACACTTTTTAGAAGAATATGTTGATGAAAAAAGTAGAAAAGAGATTACGAATCTATTGAATCTAAATCCGACTCAAGCGAGGTTAGTTTTAGAAGATAATAATACAAAGATTATTCCTATAGATAAGGTTGAAGTAGGGGATAAACTCCAAGTTTTAAATGGAGATCAAGTTCCGACGGATGGAATTGTTTTAAGCGGGACTACATTCATTAATGAAAGTTCTATTACTGGTGAGAGTGTTCCTAAAGAAAAAAACATTGGTGATGAAGTTTTTGGGAGTACTATTAATGGAGAAGGAACCTTTGTTATGCAAGTCACTAAAGAGCTAGGAGATACGGTTTTTGCGAAGATATTAGGTTTAGTCAATGCTTCGCAAAATAGTTTGACAAAAACTGCAACATTGCTTCAACGATTGGAACCTAAATATGTAACTCTTGTTTTAGTTCTATTTCCAGTAGTACTTCTTGCGAGTAGATTTATTTTCGGGTGGAGTTGGGAGATTAGCTTATATCGCAGTATGGTTTACTTAATTGCGGTATCTCCGTGTGCTTTGGCAGCAAGTGCTATTCCAGCGACACTAGCGACTAATTCTAATCTATCAAAACGTGGAGTTCTCGTTAAAGGTGGGGCATACCTATCGCATTTGAGTAATATTAAGGCGATTGCTTTTGATAAAACGGGAACATTAACTAATGGAGAGCCAGTTGTTACAGATTATATTTTTGAAGAAGATGAGGAAGAATTGTTAAAAGTAGTTGTCTCAATGGAGAAGCAATCTAATCATCCATTAGCACGAGCTATCGTAAATAAGTTTCCTAATGTTGAACCTATAGAATTAGAAGTTGAGAATAAAATAGGTATTGGATTAGTAACGACGTATTTAGGGGCAGAGTACTGTATAGCAAAGGTAACTGCATTTACTAATGCAAGCGACGCTTTAACTAAACAGGTGGAGTGCTTGGCTAAAGAAGGGAAAACTGTTGTTTATGTAGCACGCAATTCTAAAGTAGTTGGGTTGTTGGCTTTTATGGATATCCCAAATGCTAGTGCAAAAGGTGCTGTAGAGTATTTTAAAAAGCAAGGCATCTATACAATGATGATTACAGGTGATTCATATTTGACGGGGGAGGTTGTAGGAAAGATTGTTGGAATAGATGAGGTAAGAGCGAATGTTATGCCAGAGGATAAGGCACAGATTATAAAAAGTCAAAAGGAAAAATATGGTAATGTAGCTATGTTAGGAGATGGTGTTAATGATGCGCCAGCACTTGTCCTTGCTGATGTAGGTATAGCTATGGGAAATGGTACTGACGTTGCGATGGATGTTGCGGATATGATTTTAATGAAAAATGATTTATCAAAACTTAGCCATGCTCATAAATTAAGTAAGAAAATGCTTAAGATAACTTATCAAAATATTATCTTTGCAATGTTTGTCGTAGTTGTATTAGTTATTTTGAACTTTTTAGGGAAAATGGATATTACCTTCGGGGTTATTCTCCATGAAGGAAGTACACTAGCAGTAATATTAAACTCACTTAGAATGCTAAAAGAAATAAAAGAGTAA